A window from Azoarcus sp. DD4 encodes these proteins:
- a CDS encoding efflux RND transporter permease subunit → MHAPVTDSSNVVPTDAAARPAAPGLLDRVIDWSARNVFLVLLATLFLIGGGLYAVKHTPLDALPDLSDVQVIVYTDYPGQAPQVVEDQVTYPLTTSMLAVPRAKVVRGFSMFGASYVYVIFEDGTDIYWARSRVLEYLSTAASRLPQGVAPQIGPDATGVGWVYQYAVLGKDMSLADTRSLQDWYVRYQLTKAQGVSEVASLGGFVREYQVTVDPLRLAGYGITLDQVTQAIRASNRDVGGRVVELAEKEYMVRGRGYLQSVQDIADIVLKAERGTPVRVGDVARVELVPAERRGIAELNGEGEVASGIVMARFGQNALDVIANVKAKIAEITPGLPAGAEIVPVYDRSELIERAIGNLQWTLLEESLIVAAVCVIFLLHVRSALVAIITLPLGILFAFIAMRSLGLGSNIMSLGGIAIAIGAMVDAAIVMIENAHKHIERLPAGADQKARGAAIVLACKEVGPALFFSLLIITVSFLPVFALEGQEGRLFSPLAFTKTFAMAGAALLSVTLVPVLMLFFVRGRILPEAKNPVNRLLIWLYRPIIKGVLRFKVLTLVLAVLAMAATLVPARQIGSEFMPTLNEGTLFYMPAALPGMSVTEAGRLLATTNRIIKTFPEVESVYGKAGRANTATDPAPLEMFETVINLKPQDQWRPGMTTDKLIAEMDAALKFPGLANSWTMPIKARIDMLSTGIRTPVGVKVFGTDLETLEKVAQAVEAAVRKVPGASSAYAERVAGGYYVDIVPRRDQLARYGLTIDMVQDVIATALGGEMVTTTVEGLERYGVAVRYARGLRDDPARLASDVYVPTMNGPIPLGQVAEVKLTRGAPGIRTENALLAAYVYVDTREPDLGAFVKRAQQAVAEEVEFPQGYYATWSGQFENMERAKEKMKIVVPVTLALIFVLLYLNFRRLTETLIVMLSVPFALVGGVWLMWWLGYQMSVAVAVGFIALAGVAAETGVIMLIYLDHAWREVQARCQAEGRAAGVAELYAAIMEGAVERVRPKMMTVVAIMAGLLPIMWSTGTGAEVMSRIAAPMVGGMVSSTVLTLAVIPALYALVKQWELRRGAEAAPAHVPVTVSNL, encoded by the coding sequence ATGCATGCCCCTGTGACAGACTCTTCGAACGTCGTGCCAACCGACGCGGCAGCCAGACCGGCAGCACCCGGCCTGCTCGACCGCGTCATCGACTGGTCGGCACGCAACGTCTTCCTCGTCCTGCTGGCCACGCTGTTCCTGATTGGCGGTGGCCTCTACGCGGTCAAGCACACGCCGCTCGACGCGCTGCCCGACCTGTCCGACGTGCAGGTGATCGTCTACACCGATTACCCCGGCCAGGCGCCGCAGGTGGTGGAGGATCAGGTCACCTATCCGCTCACCACCTCGATGCTGGCGGTGCCGCGCGCGAAGGTGGTGCGCGGCTTCTCGATGTTCGGCGCGTCCTATGTGTATGTGATCTTCGAGGACGGCACCGACATCTACTGGGCGCGCTCGCGCGTGCTCGAGTACCTGAGCACCGCCGCCAGCCGCCTGCCGCAGGGCGTGGCGCCGCAGATTGGCCCGGACGCCACCGGCGTCGGCTGGGTCTATCAATATGCGGTGCTGGGCAAGGACATGAGCCTGGCCGACACCCGCAGCCTGCAGGACTGGTACGTGCGCTACCAGCTCACCAAGGCGCAGGGCGTGTCCGAGGTCGCGAGCCTGGGCGGCTTCGTGCGCGAGTACCAGGTCACCGTCGATCCGCTGCGCCTCGCGGGCTACGGCATCACCCTTGATCAGGTGACACAGGCGATCCGCGCCTCCAACCGCGACGTCGGCGGGCGGGTGGTGGAGCTCGCCGAGAAGGAATATATGGTGCGCGGTCGTGGCTACCTGCAAAGCGTGCAGGACATCGCCGATATCGTGCTCAAGGCCGAGCGCGGCACGCCGGTCCGCGTGGGCGACGTGGCCCGCGTCGAGCTGGTGCCGGCCGAGCGGCGCGGCATCGCCGAGCTGAACGGAGAAGGCGAGGTCGCCTCCGGCATCGTCATGGCGCGCTTCGGCCAGAACGCGCTCGACGTGATCGCCAACGTCAAGGCCAAGATCGCCGAGATCACCCCCGGGCTGCCGGCGGGCGCCGAGATCGTGCCGGTCTACGACCGCTCCGAACTAATCGAGCGCGCGATCGGCAACCTGCAATGGACGCTGCTCGAGGAAAGCCTGATCGTCGCTGCCGTGTGCGTGATCTTCCTGCTCCATGTGAGGAGCGCGCTGGTGGCGATCATCACGCTGCCGCTGGGCATCCTGTTTGCCTTCATTGCCATGCGTTCGCTCGGCCTGGGCTCCAACATCATGAGCCTGGGCGGGATCGCGATCGCGATCGGGGCGATGGTGGACGCGGCGATCGTGATGATCGAGAACGCGCACAAGCACATCGAGCGCCTGCCCGCAGGGGCGGACCAGAAGGCGCGCGGCGCCGCGATCGTGCTCGCGTGCAAGGAGGTGGGGCCGGCGCTGTTCTTCTCGCTGCTGATCATCACCGTGTCCTTCCTGCCGGTGTTCGCGCTCGAAGGCCAGGAGGGGCGGCTGTTCTCGCCGCTCGCCTTCACCAAAACCTTCGCCATGGCCGGCGCCGCGCTGCTGTCGGTGACCCTGGTGCCGGTGCTGATGCTGTTCTTCGTGCGCGGGCGTATCCTGCCCGAGGCGAAGAACCCGGTGAACCGGCTGCTGATCTGGTTGTACCGGCCGATCATCAAGGGCGTGCTGCGCTTCAAGGTCCTCACGCTCGTGCTCGCCGTGCTGGCGATGGCCGCCACCCTCGTGCCCGCGCGCCAGATCGGCTCGGAGTTCATGCCGACCCTCAACGAGGGCACGCTGTTCTACATGCCGGCGGCGCTGCCCGGCATGTCGGTCACCGAGGCCGGGCGCCTGCTCGCCACCACCAACCGCATCATCAAGACCTTCCCCGAGGTCGAATCGGTGTACGGCAAGGCCGGCCGCGCCAACACCGCGACCGACCCGGCGCCGCTCGAGATGTTCGAGACCGTCATCAACCTCAAGCCCCAGGACCAGTGGCGCCCGGGCATGACCACCGACAAGCTCATTGCCGAGATGGACGCCGCACTCAAGTTCCCCGGCCTGGCCAACTCGTGGACCATGCCGATCAAGGCCCGCATCGACATGCTCAGCACCGGCATCCGCACCCCGGTGGGGGTCAAGGTGTTCGGCACGGACCTGGAGACGCTGGAGAAGGTGGCGCAGGCGGTGGAGGCAGCGGTGCGCAAGGTGCCGGGCGCGAGCAGCGCCTACGCCGAGCGCGTGGCCGGCGGCTACTACGTGGACATCGTGCCGCGCCGCGACCAGCTCGCGCGCTACGGGCTCACCATCGACATGGTGCAGGACGTGATCGCCACCGCACTCGGCGGCGAGATGGTGACGACCACGGTCGAAGGCCTGGAGCGCTACGGCGTGGCGGTGCGTTACGCGCGCGGCCTGCGCGACGACCCGGCGCGGCTCGCGTCCGACGTCTATGTGCCGACCATGAACGGCCCGATCCCGCTCGGCCAGGTGGCCGAGGTCAAGCTGACGCGCGGCGCGCCCGGCATCCGCACCGAGAACGCGCTGCTTGCGGCCTATGTGTATGTCGACACCCGCGAGCCCGACCTCGGCGCCTTCGTCAAGCGCGCGCAGCAGGCGGTGGCCGAAGAGGTCGAATTCCCGCAGGGCTACTACGCGACCTGGAGCGGCCAGTTCGAGAACATGGAGCGCGCCAAGGAGAAGATGAAGATCGTGGTGCCGGTGACGCTCGCACTCATCTTCGTGCTGCTCTACCTCAACTTCCGCCGGCTCACCGAGACGCTGATCGTGATGCTGTCGGTGCCCTTTGCGCTGGTGGGCGGGGTGTGGCTGATGTGGTGGCTGGGCTACCAGATGAGCGTGGCGGTGGCGGTGGGCTTCATCGCGCTCGCCGGGGTGGCGGCGGAGACCGGCGTGATCATGCTGATCTACCTCGATCACGCCTGGCGCGAGGTGCAGGCGCGCTGCCAGGCCGAGGGCCGCGCGGCCGGCGTCGCCGAGCTCTACGCGGCGATCATGGAGGGCGCGGTCGAGCGCGTGCGGCCCAAGATGATGACCGTGGTGGCGATCATGGCCGGCCTGCTGCCGATCATGTGGAGCACCGGCACCGGCGCCGAGGTGATGAGCCGCATCGCCGCGCCGATGGTGGGCGGCATGGTGTCGTCGACCGTGCTGACGCTGGCGGTGATTCCGGCGCTGTATGCGCTGGTCAAGCAGTGGGAGTTGCGCCGCGGGGCCGAGGCTGCGCCGGCGCACGTTCCAGTGACGGTGTCCAACTTGTAA
- a CDS encoding DUF2933 domain-containing protein codes for MNTKPAHDPGHPRSVAWYRSPGVIAGLMLAAIALFFLLREHWAHVSGNWVYLILLLCPLMHLFGHGGHHGGHHSNDTDSEKR; via the coding sequence ATGAACACGAAGCCTGCTCATGATCCTGGACACCCTCGATCTGTCGCCTGGTATCGCTCCCCCGGCGTCATCGCTGGCCTGATGCTGGCGGCGATCGCACTGTTCTTCCTGCTGCGCGAACACTGGGCGCATGTGTCGGGCAACTGGGTGTATCTGATCCTGTTGCTGTGTCCCCTGATGCACTTGTTTGGCCATGGCGGACATCACGGCGGGCACCACAGTAACGACACCGACTCGGAGAAGCGCTGA